AATATGGCATTAGTCGATCTCCTCGGTGTCAGCAAACACTATGAAGCCCAAAAAATTTTAGAAAATATCAATTTCCATATCGACGAAGGGGAACGGATCGTTATCGTCGGCAAAAACGGCAGCGGCAAATC
The window above is part of the Sulfuricurvum sp. genome. Proteins encoded here:
- a CDS encoding ATP-binding cassette domain-containing protein, whose translation is MALVDLLGVSKHYEAQKILENINFHIDEGERIVIVGKNGSGKSTLMKIVHGSLDTDAGERINRQGIEIKMLSQVPKFDPSHTVR